One Campylobacter pinnipediorum subsp. caledonicus genomic window carries:
- a CDS encoding DUF5320 domain-containing protein, with protein sequence MSDESTNNNQELKELKEKVSYLEQEKQVLENKVNYLEQRIDNLSNAIDKINNNGISSKVRDINNTLTLQNAKIRRIQRDDRYKL encoded by the coding sequence ATGTCAGATGAAAGCACAAACAATAATCAAGAGCTAAAAGAGCTAAAAGAGAAAGTATCTTATCTAGAACAAGAAAAACAAGTTTTAGAAAATAAAGTTAATTATTTGGAGCAAAGAATAGATAATTTATCAAATGCGATAGATAAAATAAATAATAATGGCATAAGCTCAAAAGTAAGAGATATAAACAACACTCTTACTCTACAAAATGCAAAGATAAGAAGGATACAAAGAGATGATAGATACAAACTATAA
- a CDS encoding DUF5675 family protein, which translates to MILHIMRIKDINDGTIGEFELKNSDDEIMLNGYTLEPAGPDTIERNKDKRMPKGLYHVSWHSSPKFKTTLPLLHNENVAKDRFVLIHAGNYPKDTKGCILLGASYDDKGVYKSKDTLNKFLKLTRCKELKVVISDVR; encoded by the coding sequence ATGATACTTCACATAATGAGAATAAAAGATATAAACGATGGGACCATTGGCGAGTTTGAACTAAAAAATAGTGATGATGAGATAATGCTAAATGGCTACACACTAGAACCAGCAGGACCTGACACAATAGAAAGAAACAAAGATAAAAGAATGCCAAAGGGGCTTTATCATGTCTCTTGGCATTCTAGCCCTAAGTTTAAAACGACATTGCCACTCTTGCACAATGAAAACGTAGCCAAAGATAGGTTTGTGCTGATACATGCTGGGAATTACCCAAAGGACACAAAAGGATGTATCTTGCTTGGGGCTAGTTATGATGATAAGGGCGTGTATAAAAGCAAAGATACTTTAAATAAATTTTTAAAATTAACAAGATGTAAAGAGCTAAAGGTGGTAATAAGCGATGTCAGATGA
- a CDS encoding DUF1353 domain-containing protein — protein sequence MNKLNRVIVKPFGKDKFEVVEDFIFEGIKVPKGYKSNGANVPRLLWPIFPPNSPEYLSATILHDYLCDVADSTIKYDTLKNVSFKYADDMLLKTLLSLGVGKFKSKLFYYSCRLYHKIKYRQ from the coding sequence ATGAACAAACTTAACAGAGTCATTGTTAAACCTTTTGGTAAAGATAAATTCGAAGTAGTAGAAGATTTTATCTTTGAAGGTATAAAAGTACCTAAGGGGTATAAAAGCAATGGTGCAAATGTGCCTCGCCTTTTATGGCCTATCTTTCCACCAAATAGTCCTGAGTATCTATCGGCTACTATCTTGCATGATTATTTATGTGATGTAGCTGATAGCACTATCAAATACGACACACTTAAAAATGTGAGCTTTAAATACGCTGATGACATGCTTCTAAAGACTCTTTTGTCTTTAGGGGTTGGAAAATTTAAGTCTAAGCTGTTTTATTATAGCTGTAGGCTTTATCACAAAATAAAGTATAGACAATGA
- a CDS encoding BspA family leucine-rich repeat surface protein: MIKIIKASNTVETEKDVYSRVEADNTFLKKGEQVKQESVIDDSNKNVNKTYSSNKINELLGDVYTKAQSDDKYALSSALAGYLTTTEASSTYATKIELDSKLTVDTYTSEKNNFATKNELNSVRSAIPSTSGFLTQSSADSRYIRSENANYTTVTDNLASSSPKEALSANQGKVLKELIDKKIDKTSAEFLYLKKAGQTAFDKREQTSLSADLRQSNNFVITPSTKETLSLNNAIAGQTGMIVVMDGSKISGFGSMCKFKVVPKNLYGYELFIYFAVSPTDIKMSHITVNNSNSVESKVQRFKGTYFPLTHTTKDPVYPKYVERGGTPYTFKPNDGLYFSKPPTSFKYLFKNDSNANNSLYFNDPDISLWDTTQITNMADMFYGCKKFNQSLNNLNTENVTDMNSMFWDCYEFNQTLEHFKTDKVIDMSFMFHDCKKFNKNITNWSVGRVTIYQYFAQGSALSKSNVPSKFRNKNANTAWR; the protein is encoded by the coding sequence ATGATAAAGATAATTAAAGCAAGTAATACGGTAGAAACTGAAAAAGATGTTTACTCTAGAGTTGAAGCTGATAACACTTTTTTAAAAAAAGGTGAGCAAGTAAAGCAAGAGAGTGTTATCGACGATAGCAATAAAAATGTTAACAAGACTTATTCAAGTAATAAGATAAACGAGCTTTTAGGAGATGTTTATACAAAAGCACAAAGCGATGATAAATACGCATTAAGTTCAGCACTAGCGGGTTATCTTACGACTACAGAGGCAAGTAGTACTTATGCTACAAAGATTGAGTTAGATAGCAAACTAACTGTAGATACGTACACTAGTGAAAAAAATAATTTTGCTACAAAGAATGAGTTAAACTCTGTAAGAAGCGCTATACCTAGCACTTCAGGATTTTTAACTCAAAGTAGTGCAGATAGTAGGTATATTCGTTCAGAAAACGCAAACTATACAACAGTAACAGATAATCTTGCTAGTTCATCGCCAAAGGAAGCCCTTAGTGCCAATCAAGGTAAAGTCCTTAAAGAGTTGATAGATAAGAAAATAGACAAAACTTCAGCTGAATTTTTATATCTAAAAAAAGCAGGACAGACTGCATTTGATAAAAGGGAACAAACAAGTTTAAGTGCTGATTTAAGACAGAGTAACAACTTTGTTATAACCCCATCTACAAAAGAAACACTGTCTTTAAACAACGCAATTGCTGGGCAAACTGGGATGATAGTAGTAATGGATGGCTCTAAAATATCAGGATTTGGTAGTATGTGTAAGTTTAAAGTAGTACCAAAAAATTTATATGGCTATGAGCTTTTTATTTATTTTGCTGTTAGTCCTACTGATATCAAAATGTCACATATAACAGTTAATAACAGCAATAGTGTTGAATCTAAAGTCCAAAGATTCAAAGGTACATATTTTCCACTGACACATACCACTAAAGACCCAGTATACCCAAAATACGTAGAGCGAGGAGGAACTCCTTATACATTTAAACCTAATGATGGTTTATATTTCTCAAAGCCACCAACTTCGTTTAAATATCTTTTCAAGAATGACTCAAATGCAAATAACAGTCTGTACTTTAATGACCCTGATATTAGTCTTTGGGATACAACACAAATTACAAATATGGCTGATATGTTCTACGGTTGTAAGAAATTTAACCAGTCTTTAAATAACCTCAATACAGAAAATGTTACTGATATGAATAGTATGTTTTGGGACTGCTATGAGTTTAATCAGACTTTAGAACATTTCAAGACTGATAAAGTTATTGATATGTCCTTTATGTTCCACGATTGTAAAAAGTTTAACAAAAACATAACTAACTGGAGCGTTGGTCGTGTTACTATATACCAATATTTTGCTCAAGGCTCAGCATTGTCAAAAAGTAATGTTCCATCTAAGTTTAGAAACAAGAACGCCAACACAGCTTGGAGATAA
- a CDS encoding phage tail protein: MAEKEFTQICKEILALGKRIEAMDFEELRQIEVHVKAIQVALDSSKSDFDSKYAQLHGLESALRGYETSLNNIKSEIEAKASEINQAVSSGLAKISEADSIKDEVVSKLERVESALARADEGISRLDALKSKIYQELQNKSNEMKLVAQNAVATVETRQQQATQDIADQTRKLLDFVQEKMCCWYSKRDEVINELDKKAQEIIKQVEDVKLENRQIDDYMDRLEEAKQEVDQVRQSADEIKQKEQELTELKDKLNELKDDIQTVSSDGLIDDKKPSLIKVYSSKKVETLIDINSPSVPVGAVVEYPEDKELPIGFKVLDGSSLDKSEYAELYEIIGDKFGSDESSFNLPTEQIQQKTNQDVIDDNNKGTNKTYSSTKIESLISANNSTIPVGTIFNYPKGQTLPKGFKALDGASLSKAEYADLFNVLGEGFSIDDDNFALPKNQIEQTSLSIDLSKGNNFVIKPAQSEEMSLNNATVGQTGTIVVTNSAMITNFNNKLKFKTQPKGMSGVETFNYYVLSSDDIKIHRY, translated from the coding sequence ATGGCTGAAAAAGAATTTACTCAGATATGTAAAGAGATTTTAGCACTTGGCAAAAGAATAGAGGCTATGGACTTTGAAGAGCTTAGGCAAATAGAAGTCCATGTTAAGGCTATACAGGTTGCACTTGATTCTAGTAAGAGTGATTTTGATAGCAAATATGCACAACTTCACGGACTTGAAAGCGCTTTAAGAGGATATGAAACTAGCTTAAACAATATAAAAAGCGAAATAGAAGCTAAGGCTAGTGAAATTAACCAAGCTGTATCTAGTGGCTTAGCTAAAATAAGTGAAGCGGATAGTATAAAAGATGAAGTAGTATCAAAGCTTGAGAGAGTAGAAAGTGCTTTGGCAAGAGCTGATGAAGGTATAAGCAGACTTGACGCACTAAAATCTAAAATATATCAAGAACTACAAAACAAATCAAACGAGATGAAACTTGTAGCACAAAATGCAGTAGCTACTGTGGAGACAAGACAACAACAAGCTACACAAGACATCGCAGACCAAACAAGAAAACTATTAGACTTTGTGCAAGAAAAAATGTGCTGTTGGTATAGCAAACGCGATGAAGTAATAAACGAATTAGATAAAAAAGCACAAGAAATAATAAAACAAGTAGAAGATGTAAAACTAGAGAATAGACAAATTGATGATTATATGGATAGGTTAGAAGAAGCTAAACAAGAAGTTGATCAAGTCAGACAATCAGCTGATGAGATAAAACAAAAAGAACAAGAGCTAACAGAGCTAAAAGATAAATTAAATGAGTTAAAGGATGATATACAAACTGTATCAAGTGATGGGCTTATAGATGATAAAAAGCCATCTTTAATAAAGGTGTATTCAAGTAAAAAAGTAGAAACACTTATAGATATAAACAGCCCATCTGTGCCGGTGGGTGCGGTAGTAGAATATCCGGAGGACAAAGAACTTCCGATAGGGTTTAAGGTACTTGATGGAAGTAGCTTAGATAAATCAGAGTATGCAGAACTTTATGAAATCATAGGTGATAAGTTTGGAAGTGATGAAAGTAGTTTTAATCTACCAACAGAACAAATTCAACAAAAAACGAATCAAGATGTCATAGATGATAACAACAAAGGAACCAATAAGACATATTCAAGCACAAAGATAGAAAGCTTAATAAGTGCAAACAATAGCACAATCCCTGTAGGAACTATCTTTAACTACCCAAAAGGACAAACTTTACCTAAGGGTTTTAAAGCCCTTGATGGTGCTAGTTTAAGCAAAGCTGAATATGCAGATTTGTTTAATGTTTTAGGCGAAGGTTTTAGTATAGATGATGATAATTTCGCTTTACCTAAAAACCAAATAGAACAAACAAGCTTAAGTATAGATTTAAGTAAGGGAAATAACTTTGTGATAAAACCAGCACAAAGCGAAGAGATGAGCTTAAATAATGCCACAGTAGGACAAACTGGAACGATAGTAGTAACAAACAGTGCAATGATAACAAACTTTAACAATAAGCTAAAGTTTAAAACACAGCCGAAAGGTATGAGTGGTGTAGAAACATTTAATTATTATGTTTTATCAAGTGATGATATAAAAATACATAGATATTAA
- a CDS encoding SU10 major capsid protein, with protein sequence MKQGLVTTQEAFGKSGADLERRIYQIGWTETPFLSTIQTMAPADRSSSVSLGHQWFYDEIPDCDIDNAHNEGAAMADLKNYTGGSLKNHFQIVKNAYGVTGSEAAGNRIDGKKQLAVQGELSSHVHKRTIEKILVSDQAAVQRVNSANTAGKCGGLKSFLTSSNKVDAGGSELSWQMILDLLKVGFLKGRPYKILMMGDNQKDRLDFLLEKKQQATMDTNYLGVNVQTLKSTSYGSNIKILLNPYLENNEIIAYNPEDIVKVNWRPMEVKSRVTTDDKELKEIISEFTLRVCTPYAFCALQSLKAN encoded by the coding sequence ATGAAACAAGGTTTAGTAACAACACAAGAAGCTTTTGGTAAAAGCGGGGCAGACTTAGAAAGAAGAATATATCAGATAGGCTGGACTGAAACACCATTTTTAAGCACGATACAAACAATGGCACCGGCAGATAGAAGCTCAAGTGTTAGTTTGGGTCATCAATGGTTTTATGATGAGATACCTGATTGTGATATAGATAATGCACACAATGAAGGTGCAGCGATGGCTGATCTTAAAAACTATACAGGTGGAAGTTTGAAAAATCACTTTCAGATAGTTAAAAATGCTTATGGTGTTACAGGTAGTGAAGCAGCTGGAAACAGAATAGATGGTAAAAAACAACTAGCCGTGCAAGGTGAGCTTAGTTCACACGTGCATAAAAGAACAATCGAGAAGATATTAGTGTCAGATCAAGCTGCGGTGCAAAGAGTAAACTCTGCTAATACGGCTGGTAAATGTGGTGGGCTTAAGAGCTTTTTAACTAGCTCAAACAAAGTAGATGCCGGTGGTTCTGAGCTTAGTTGGCAAATGATATTAGACTTGCTTAAGGTTGGATTTTTAAAAGGACGTCCTTATAAAATACTAATGATGGGCGATAACCAAAAGGATAGATTAGACTTTTTGCTTGAGAAAAAACAACAAGCAACAATGGACACTAACTATCTTGGTGTGAATGTGCAGACATTAAAAAGCACCTCATACGGTAGCAATATCAAGATACTTTTAAACCCTTATCTTGAAAACAACGAAATAATTGCTTATAACCCTGAAGATATCGTTAAGGTTAATTGGCGTCCTATGGAAGTAAAAAGTCGTGTAACAACAGATGATAAAGAGTTAAAAGAGATAATAAGCGAGTTTACTCTTAGAGTGTGTACACCTTATGCCTTTTGTGCATTACAAAGCTTAAAGGCAAACTAA
- a CDS encoding portal protein — MADVKLELVNEAFKNLEKLQERFLNCERAYLAKYKEDNRTTKRKNTERSRSRLYVPLIKTTVLIIHSIFKTSFMSDRCPIEITRVGLKSDSDLTLQNALTAVLKNRWKKTEHRVGLSKAVLSALYLPLGITSLYYDGQEKKIRTRFIPINDLAFDKDASDINDIEYVAYKWHQSIREVKQKIKSKYYKQVEDEEAIYRAYSKDSSRIQMKDLYEKSYKDNKIVWKLKSFANDVLVREATFSRLPFHFGYCIEDMPRILEEDRENQNCVYGSCISEIAREIQEEYNIKRNQKIDITENQIDPLYIIDKEVGEIAISDISARKKYIRAQSIQGKSISDIIQPLPQPNAYPLSEEIAMLKNEYEVITGVNSVMTGQTSPSDRRAMGALQTVNASSSMRIESMMQTLMETMLSSYATHFVELIYKHTSDDDFIKITEDEELIAKIGDESFRRSNRLDFDVNIEFGTTISKEVKIGQLNSLLGVLAQNGIQSIEIVSGILKEILTLILGENAPLEMIDEYIAQMQAQQQAMAEQQAMQAQQEAQEQELSDEQKELANLAMGGV, encoded by the coding sequence ATGGCTGATGTTAAGCTGGAATTAGTAAATGAAGCTTTTAAGAATTTAGAAAAGTTACAAGAACGATTTTTAAATTGTGAAAGAGCATATCTTGCAAAATATAAAGAAGATAACAGAACCACAAAAAGAAAAAATACAGAAAGAAGCAGATCAAGGCTTTATGTACCACTTATAAAGACAACTGTTTTGATAATACACTCAATATTTAAAACTAGCTTTATGTCCGATCGTTGTCCTATAGAGATAACAAGGGTTGGTTTAAAAAGTGATAGTGATTTAACCTTACAAAATGCACTAACAGCAGTGCTTAAAAACAGATGGAAAAAAACAGAACATAGGGTAGGATTAAGCAAGGCGGTATTATCCGCACTATATCTACCGCTTGGAATAACCAGCCTTTATTATGATGGGCAAGAAAAGAAAATAAGAACTAGATTTATACCTATAAACGATCTAGCCTTTGATAAAGATGCAAGTGATATAAATGATATAGAATATGTAGCCTACAAATGGCACCAATCAATAAGAGAAGTAAAACAAAAGATTAAAAGCAAATACTATAAGCAAGTGGAGGATGAAGAGGCTATTTATAGGGCTTATAGTAAAGATAGCTCACGCATACAGATGAAAGACTTATACGAAAAGAGTTATAAGGATAATAAGATCGTATGGAAATTAAAAAGCTTTGCTAATGATGTGCTTGTTAGAGAGGCTACATTTTCAAGACTACCTTTTCACTTTGGGTATTGTATAGAGGATATGCCAAGGATTTTAGAAGAAGATAGAGAAAATCAAAACTGTGTTTATGGGTCTTGTATAAGTGAAATAGCAAGAGAAATACAAGAAGAATACAACATAAAAAGAAATCAAAAGATAGATATAACAGAAAATCAAATAGACCCTTTGTATATCATAGATAAAGAGGTTGGAGAGATAGCTATAAGCGACATATCTGCAAGAAAAAAATATATAAGGGCGCAAAGTATTCAAGGTAAAAGCATAAGCGATATAATCCAACCATTACCACAACCAAATGCATATCCACTTAGTGAAGAGATAGCTATGCTTAAAAATGAGTATGAAGTAATTACTGGTGTAAATAGTGTAATGACCGGACAGACTAGCCCTAGCGATAGGCGTGCAATGGGGGCTTTGCAAACTGTGAATGCATCAAGTTCTATGAGAATTGAGAGTATGATGCAAACACTAATGGAGACTATGCTTTCATCTTATGCTACTCACTTTGTAGAGCTTATATATAAACATACTAGCGATGATGACTTTATAAAGATAACAGAAGATGAAGAGCTTATAGCAAAGATAGGTGATGAGAGCTTTAGGCGTAGTAATAGACTTGATTTTGATGTAAATATAGAGTTTGGAACTACTATAAGCAAGGAGGTTAAGATAGGGCAGCTTAATAGCCTGCTTGGAGTCTTAGCTCAAAACGGCATACAGTCTATAGAGATAGTGTCGGGTATATTAAAAGAGATTTTGACACTTATACTTGGTGAAAATGCACCGCTTGAGATGATAGATGAGTATATAGCACAAATGCAAGCACAACAGCAAGCGATGGCAGAACAACAAGCGATGCAAGCACAGCAAGAAGCACAAGAACAAGAATTAAGCGATGAGCAAAAAGAATTAGCAAATTTAGCTATGGGTGGCGTATAG
- a CDS encoding helix-turn-helix domain-containing protein yields the protein MQDVENIFWRLRWLFEVKTDKELAVAMNVPYKTLNGWKDRKSIPTKRLIDVSQDNLVSLEWLLDGKGNYSDIQNSVIVNGSNSGNIVNSHQHKVSSELMEFIELFEEYGNNKILQEFKDKLLKIKEVTQ from the coding sequence ATGCAAGATGTTGAAAATATATTTTGGCGATTAAGGTGGCTTTTTGAAGTCAAAACAGATAAAGAATTAGCAGTTGCAATGAATGTTCCTTATAAAACTTTAAATGGCTGGAAAGATAGAAAATCAATACCTACAAAGAGATTAATAGATGTTTCACAGGATAATCTTGTTAGCTTGGAATGGCTATTAGATGGCAAGGGTAATTATTCAGATATTCAAAATTCAGTTATTGTCAATGGCTCAAATAGTGGAAATATAGTAAATAGCCATCAGCACAAAGTTAGTTCTGAGCTTATGGAGTTTATAGAATTATTTGAAGAATACGGCAATAACAAAATATTACAAGAGTTTAAAGACAAGCTACTAAAAATAAAAGAGGTTACACAATGA
- a CDS encoding tyrosine-type recombinase/integrase gives MRPIGSTKERLPIYNMTFNTLICQLKMDKHISDETKNKLIQAYTLLYYTGCRVSEIAKLDVSDIKNIIALKTLALNGQTKTKRPRTIHFTDRMIAIIKDFKLDNATKHGDYLFYQNGTNYPMDKKGLTKLLNNYLMAYLKTDLYTTHSFRAGYITRIVESTGNIRTACDMVGHRNVTTTLRYIATSKEQKLDALAKVFG, from the coding sequence ATGAGACCGATAGGATCAACAAAAGAGCGTTTACCTATATACAACATGACTTTTAATACATTGATTTGCCAATTAAAAATGGATAAGCATATATCAGATGAAACCAAAAACAAGCTAATACAAGCTTACACTTTACTTTATTATACAGGTTGTAGGGTTAGCGAGATAGCAAAATTAGATGTATCAGATATTAAAAATATAATAGCATTAAAAACACTTGCATTAAACGGTCAAACTAAAACTAAAAGACCAAGAACTATCCATTTTACAGATAGAATGATAGCTATAATAAAAGATTTTAAATTAGATAATGCTACTAAACATGGGGATTATTTGTTTTACCAAAATGGCACAAATTACCCTATGGATAAAAAAGGTTTAACCAAACTTTTAAACAACTATCTAATGGCATATCTTAAAACAGACCTTTACACTACGCATAGCTTTAGAGCTGGCTATATAACAAGGATAGTTGAAAGCACGGGCAATATAAGAACGGCTTGTGATATGGTAGGACATAGAAATGTAACTACCACACTTAGATATATAGCTACCTCAAAAGAGCAAAAGTTAGACGCACTTGCAAAGGTATTTGGATGA